In one window of Bdellovibrionales bacterium CG10_big_fil_rev_8_21_14_0_10_45_34 DNA:
- a CDS encoding NADH-quinone oxidoreductase subunit NuoK, protein MLANLAIATQNVGLPQYLTLGAILFVVGLIGVLVRRNTLVILMSIELMLNAVNVIMVAFSRFSGTLDGQINVFFVMAIAASEAAIGLALAVSIFRQFKGINIRFFENLKG, encoded by the coding sequence ATGCTCGCTAATTTAGCAATTGCGACTCAGAATGTCGGGTTACCTCAATATCTTACACTGGGTGCCATACTTTTTGTTGTAGGCCTGATAGGAGTGTTAGTACGAAGAAATACTCTTGTTATCCTAATGTCGATCGAGCTTATGCTAAATGCAGTGAATGTTATCATGGTAGCGTTTAGCCGCTTTTCAGGGACCTTGGACGGCCAAATAAACGTGTTTTTCGTAATGGCAATAGCGGCATCTGAAGCAGCGATAGGGTTAGCCCTCGCTGTGTCTATATTTAGGCAGTTTAAAGGAATAAACATTCGATTTTTTGAAAACTTAAAGGGATAA
- a CDS encoding Fe-S-binding domain-containing protein, producing the protein MLLSALVLVPILAGLAVLFIPNDKITRIVSLVLSLGHFAISLGLLLKFNKSTVNYQFAESYEWIPFFGTKLSLGVDGISLWLVILTSFFIPIVILASWSAIESRVRFFHSQLFFLLSAMTGTFLALDAVLFYVFFEASLVPMYFLIGIWGGARKLYATMKFFLYTMLGSVLMLASIIYLMLLCQDQLGHMSSSLIDFYRLKIPFVGGELLNPQTLMFFAFATAFAIKVPLFPLHTWLPDAHVEAPTPGSVILAAIMLKMGTYGFLRFVLPLFPEATQYWAWLLMFLGVAGIIYGALTAMVQPDVKKLVAYSSVSHMGYIVAGIFALNVNGIVGATYQMLNHGISTGALFLLVGMIYERTHSREISRYGGLASVMPHFTVAFFIVTLSSIAVPGTNGFVGEFLILLGVFTSRPVYGVVAVLGVILGAVYMLWMFKRIFLGPKGELVKDEEHPLKDINLREWTVLSPLIVLIFWMGVFPNHFLDYSKSSLEHLSNNLHNYHIEMGTEDGGGK; encoded by the coding sequence ATGTTGTTAAGTGCCTTGGTCTTAGTTCCGATTCTTGCTGGTTTAGCTGTCTTATTCATACCTAACGACAAGATCACACGTATAGTTTCATTAGTGCTTTCGCTAGGTCACTTTGCGATATCTTTGGGCCTATTATTAAAATTCAATAAATCTACGGTCAATTATCAGTTTGCAGAGTCTTACGAGTGGATTCCATTTTTCGGAACAAAGCTTTCTTTGGGAGTTGATGGCATTTCATTATGGCTTGTGATTTTGACGAGTTTTTTTATTCCAATAGTTATCCTGGCAAGTTGGAGTGCGATCGAATCAAGAGTTCGCTTCTTCCACTCACAGCTTTTCTTTTTACTTTCGGCCATGACGGGCACATTTCTAGCTTTAGACGCGGTCTTATTCTATGTGTTCTTTGAGGCCTCGCTCGTACCAATGTATTTTTTGATTGGTATTTGGGGAGGAGCCCGGAAGCTATACGCTACAATGAAGTTTTTTCTTTACACGATGTTGGGCTCCGTTTTGATGCTAGCATCAATAATTTATTTGATGCTGCTATGCCAGGATCAACTCGGCCATATGAGCTCAAGTCTTATTGATTTTTATCGACTCAAGATTCCATTCGTTGGAGGCGAGCTTCTCAACCCGCAAACTCTTATGTTTTTTGCTTTCGCGACGGCTTTTGCGATTAAGGTCCCTTTGTTTCCGCTTCATACATGGCTTCCGGATGCGCACGTTGAAGCGCCGACTCCGGGCTCAGTCATTTTGGCAGCCATCATGTTAAAAATGGGAACCTACGGATTTCTTCGATTCGTTCTTCCGTTGTTTCCTGAGGCTACGCAATATTGGGCGTGGCTCCTCATGTTCTTAGGAGTTGCTGGAATCATCTACGGAGCGCTAACAGCGATGGTACAGCCTGACGTCAAAAAGCTAGTTGCTTACTCATCTGTTTCTCATATGGGTTATATAGTTGCAGGAATTTTTGCCTTAAATGTAAACGGCATTGTAGGGGCTACGTACCAAATGCTCAATCACGGCATTAGCACAGGAGCTCTCTTCCTGTTAGTCGGAATGATTTACGAACGAACACATTCGCGCGAGATTTCTAGGTATGGTGGCCTTGCATCTGTCATGCCGCACTTTACTGTTGCTTTTTTTATAGTAACGCTTTCAAGCATAGCAGTGCCTGGGACAAACGGTTTTGTTGGTGAGTTTCTGATTCTACTAGGGGTTTTCACTTCGAGGCCAGTGTACGGAGTTGTTGCGGTCTTGGGCGTGATACTTGGTGCAGTTTATATGCTTTGGATGTTTAAGAGAATCTTTCTTGGCCCTAAGGGTGAGCTTGTAAAAGATGAAGAGCATCCGCTGAAAGACATTAACTTGAGAGAGTGGACGGTGCTTAGTCCGCTAATAGTATTGATATTTTGGATGGGTGTTTTTCCGAACCACTTCTTAGACTATTCAAAGTCTAGCTTAGAGCATCTCTCAAATAATCTGCACAATTATCATATTGAAATGGGTACCGAAGACGGAGGGGGCAAATGA
- a CDS encoding NADH-quinone oxidoreductase subunit NuoH produces the protein MGLMGADQFEIAVNLLKLIVIFLAMVQLVPILVWAERRGSAFIQNRLGPNRVGPLGLLQLLADAIKFIFKEQFIPANAKPFLFKAAPVIALVPAALAFAAIPLSTPVEVSTFELFGRAWGPYVFEIQTVHMNVGIIYILGVSSLGAYGLLTAGWASGNKYSLLGALRACAQMVSYELALGLSIVGALILYGTFSLNEMVQLQEGPLAFAWFGKQVTVGWLPNWGIIFQPLGAVLFLTAAFAESNRLPFDLPEAEGELVAGFHTEYGGFKMLLFFMGEYGHMLVSSALFVIFFLGGYGIPFLTQDTVFQSLLNNGFSPTVSSLLTSLVFLISFLMKVFFFLWFFIWVRWTLPRFRYDKLMDLGWKTMLPWGLMNLFVTAIAVYVMNRG, from the coding sequence GTGGGATTGATGGGTGCCGATCAGTTTGAAATAGCGGTCAACTTGCTAAAACTTATTGTGATCTTTCTTGCGATGGTGCAGCTCGTTCCCATTCTGGTGTGGGCAGAACGAAGAGGATCTGCGTTTATCCAGAATCGACTTGGCCCGAATCGAGTTGGGCCGCTGGGCCTGCTTCAGTTACTTGCAGATGCAATTAAGTTTATTTTTAAAGAACAGTTTATTCCGGCCAACGCAAAGCCGTTTCTCTTTAAGGCTGCTCCAGTGATTGCGCTTGTCCCGGCAGCATTGGCCTTTGCTGCCATTCCTCTTTCAACCCCAGTGGAAGTTAGCACCTTCGAGTTGTTTGGGCGCGCATGGGGACCCTACGTTTTTGAAATTCAGACTGTTCATATGAATGTTGGTATTATCTATATATTAGGCGTTTCTTCGTTGGGCGCTTATGGACTTCTCACGGCGGGCTGGGCGTCTGGCAATAAATACTCTTTACTGGGTGCTCTGAGAGCCTGCGCACAAATGGTGAGTTACGAGCTGGCTCTCGGTCTATCAATTGTTGGTGCACTCATACTTTACGGCACCTTTAGTCTCAATGAGATGGTTCAGCTTCAAGAGGGCCCACTTGCATTTGCTTGGTTTGGGAAGCAGGTAACGGTCGGGTGGCTCCCGAACTGGGGAATCATCTTTCAACCACTTGGTGCAGTATTGTTTTTAACTGCCGCCTTTGCGGAGTCGAATCGTCTTCCGTTTGATCTTCCAGAAGCAGAGGGTGAATTGGTCGCGGGTTTCCATACCGAGTATGGTGGATTTAAAATGCTCCTGTTTTTTATGGGTGAGTATGGGCACATGCTGGTTTCGAGTGCCTTATTCGTCATATTTTTCCTGGGAGGTTACGGCATTCCCTTCTTGACACAAGATACGGTGTTTCAGTCGCTTCTCAACAATGGATTTTCGCCAACGGTATCGAGTCTGCTCACGTCCCTCGTCTTTTTGATTTCTTTTCTTATGAAGGTCTTTTTCTTTCTCTGGTTCTTTATCTGGGTTCGTTGGACGCTTCCTAGGTTTCGATATGACAAGCTTATGGATTTGGGCTGGAAGACGATGCTTCCATGGGGCTTGATGAACCTCTTTGTTACTGCGATCGCAGTGTATGTTATGAACAGGGGCTAG
- a CDS encoding NADH-quinone oxidoreductase subunit N, giving the protein MNQFTIGLSDVWLALPLLILFLGSMVPLTVRVLSRNQSVPPFIAVGVGVVVAVLALITIFYQWDNRVGLSFASKLVFDGISSWTSAVVLFTGILVMWLSLGNPATRSHQSSEQVFLILNSALAMMVLAAANDLIIVFIGIELMSLALYVLVGMSNEERLAKEAAFKYFILGSFASAIYLFGVAFVDGIAQTTNFIKLAESAPGLASSQPLFLMGMVGIIVGLGFKVSLFPFHAWTPDVYQGAPTPITAFLATASKLAVFVVLVRIFSTRFLVGVPDLITVLQWLTILTIFLGNFAALRQTNFKRMLAYSSIAHSGYIMTGLIAAGLSSNATFAASGVLFYLLTYTLMNVGAFAVLSLFEKNENTTLLLEDFKGLGRSRPWVAVGLTICLLSLAGIPPMAGFFGKLFLFSAAIEEGLVWLVVWGLLGSVVGVYYYLRPIVLMYMADESLEPVAPGRDWFSRSALGVCAVLTLFLGIFSSPFYGQIQQAIFKALE; this is encoded by the coding sequence ATGAATCAGTTCACTATTGGATTGTCAGATGTTTGGCTTGCTCTGCCGCTCTTAATTTTATTCTTAGGCAGCATGGTGCCACTTACAGTACGAGTTTTATCGCGCAACCAAAGCGTTCCACCTTTTATTGCCGTCGGAGTCGGCGTGGTAGTGGCTGTGCTTGCTCTTATTACCATCTTCTATCAATGGGATAATAGAGTGGGTTTGAGTTTTGCTTCCAAACTTGTTTTTGACGGGATCTCCAGCTGGACAAGTGCTGTCGTTCTCTTCACTGGAATTTTAGTTATGTGGCTCTCGCTTGGAAACCCAGCGACGAGGTCGCACCAGTCATCTGAACAGGTATTTCTTATTCTTAATTCTGCCTTAGCAATGATGGTGCTCGCTGCAGCTAACGATTTGATCATTGTATTTATCGGAATAGAACTTATGTCCCTGGCCCTCTACGTGCTTGTCGGTATGAGCAACGAAGAGCGGTTGGCTAAAGAAGCCGCCTTTAAATATTTCATACTTGGAAGTTTCGCGTCCGCTATTTATCTTTTTGGTGTCGCGTTTGTCGATGGTATTGCTCAGACAACAAACTTCATAAAGTTAGCAGAATCGGCCCCAGGTCTTGCTTCATCTCAGCCGCTATTTTTGATGGGAATGGTGGGTATCATTGTGGGCCTCGGGTTCAAAGTTTCTTTGTTTCCGTTTCACGCCTGGACTCCGGATGTCTATCAAGGTGCTCCCACTCCAATTACGGCATTTTTAGCGACGGCTTCGAAGCTTGCTGTTTTTGTGGTTTTGGTTCGCATTTTCTCTACAAGATTCCTGGTTGGTGTTCCTGATTTGATCACCGTACTTCAGTGGCTGACAATTCTAACTATTTTTCTTGGTAATTTCGCGGCACTTAGGCAAACCAACTTTAAGCGGATGCTCGCCTACTCAAGCATCGCTCATTCTGGCTATATAATGACGGGCTTGATTGCAGCAGGTCTCAGTAGTAACGCTACTTTTGCTGCCTCGGGTGTTTTGTTTTACTTACTCACTTACACTCTCATGAACGTCGGCGCATTTGCTGTGCTTAGCCTTTTTGAGAAAAATGAAAACACAACGCTTCTACTCGAAGATTTTAAAGGACTTGGCCGCTCAAGACCATGGGTCGCAGTGGGCTTAACGATTTGTTTATTGAGTTTAGCTGGAATCCCTCCAATGGCGGGCTTCTTTGGAAAGCTGTTCCTGTTTTCTGCAGCCATTGAAGAAGGCCTTGTTTGGTTGGTAGTTTGGGGTTTACTTGGCTCTGTGGTGGGCGTTTACTACTATTTGCGTCCCATCGTGCTTATGTATATGGCCGATGAATCACTCGAACCTGTAGCCCCAGGTCGTGACTGGTTCAGTCGATCTGCCCTGGGCGTTTGTGCCGTTCTCACATTGTTCTTGGGGATATTCTCGAGTCCGTTTTACGGACAGATTCAGCAGGCCATCTTCAAAGCCCTCGAGTAA
- the mfd gene encoding transcription-repair coupling factor — MRYSDFYALLNRACLNSRFVHVTGTASELAASKWLTDLSCQIQGGPIVVVAADTSSLDRFDEGLSFWGGSISSCRLEEMDVGPYSGLAPHRQRIGERCRWLFSALNLQQNKVLSATLPGLAQRTSPVDYFLGHCHELRIGTDLPEGFVSLLIKMGYYASPKVEDVGQYSIRGGIIDLFSPAYLSPVRIELFGDQIESARLFDPLSQRSLQSVEKLWIIPSREVSLEPEYRMAAARSIKDRFPDGSAVQEIQNQLSLGANFDCVDFLVSDFFDQDTSAVDYIPTGATILWLDSIECNQSFESFLVSEARAFEKSAGEIFSPPPDRFYEKSIRTILDSQFRRIELNRIRLEEGDESESHLLTYRTQPFRTLNADHLPLTNPDLQKRVRAKLQEFLENQIGVVVTCGSELQLQRMSHFMEVLSLPLEIVKGPIEDLSHNTIHLASAEISVSEVDLESRTAFLRDQDFLGDRAARRLGAGQSKTTSAQKALETFSHLDLESGQVVVHKDHGICIFDGLKTIEVQGIPAEFLVLRFKDQDKLYLPTYRVGLIQKFEGSPALDKLGGTAWLRTKIKVKNHLRDIASELLKLYAIRSQAEREAYPPVDEDYLAFESAFPYEETQDQLRAIDEINSDLELVRPMDRLVCGDVGFGKTEVAMRAAFRCAKEGRQVAVLVPTTVLCFQHLESFRKRFHGWPLRIESLSRFTSPADSKKTLHDLSEGKVDIVIGTHRLLSQDIKFQRLGLIVVDEEQRFGVSHKEKLRNLRKTVDTLSMSATPIPRTLNLSLSGIRDLSLIGTPPKGRLPTRTFISKYDEETIRKAILGEMERGGQIFYIHNRVQSIYSVADELRTLVPEARVIIGHGQLPERELERVMVDFYSHKSDVLLSTTIIESGLDIPRANTMIVDQAQNYGLSQLYQLRGRIGRGKDRGYCYLIIPHGRVLDSAAQERLRVLQQNSELGSGFIIAQHDLEMRGSGNLLGEEQSGFANSVGYELYMELLQEAIAELKGEEISEKTIDTEINLRIPALIPDSYIPDIKTRLYYYRKLTFVEDERDIDTLEDELRDQFGALPESTINLLGVMLIRRECQRLGVLDLSAGPKNLSLLFSPKTKIRTERLIFLAGHPNKKYAITPDNRLIVRLGDITWPKVLDEIRTLKNSLL, encoded by the coding sequence GTGAGATATTCGGATTTTTATGCACTTTTGAATCGCGCTTGTTTAAATAGCCGATTTGTACATGTTACCGGCACCGCCTCTGAGTTAGCGGCCTCGAAGTGGTTGACCGACTTGAGTTGCCAAATTCAAGGTGGGCCCATTGTCGTCGTAGCGGCGGATACCTCTTCGCTCGATCGCTTTGATGAAGGGCTGTCGTTTTGGGGCGGAAGTATTTCAAGTTGTCGACTTGAAGAGATGGATGTCGGCCCATACTCAGGGTTAGCACCGCACCGTCAAAGAATTGGAGAAAGATGCCGCTGGTTGTTTTCAGCCTTGAATCTGCAGCAAAACAAGGTTCTGAGTGCTACGTTACCCGGTCTTGCTCAACGAACGAGCCCTGTCGACTATTTTCTCGGTCACTGCCATGAACTTCGCATCGGGACTGATTTACCCGAGGGGTTTGTGTCACTGCTTATTAAAATGGGCTACTACGCAAGCCCAAAGGTTGAAGATGTCGGCCAATATTCCATTCGCGGAGGTATAATTGACCTTTTCAGCCCGGCCTATCTGTCCCCTGTACGAATTGAGCTATTTGGAGATCAGATTGAATCTGCACGGCTTTTTGATCCTTTAAGTCAAAGATCGCTCCAAAGCGTAGAAAAACTTTGGATTATCCCTTCAAGAGAGGTTTCACTCGAACCGGAATATCGAATGGCGGCGGCACGCAGCATTAAAGATCGATTCCCCGATGGCTCTGCCGTTCAGGAGATACAAAATCAACTGAGCCTGGGCGCTAATTTTGACTGTGTCGACTTTTTGGTTTCTGATTTTTTTGATCAAGATACGAGCGCGGTAGATTATATTCCCACTGGGGCAACAATATTGTGGCTCGATTCTATTGAATGTAACCAAAGCTTCGAATCGTTTTTGGTTTCAGAAGCGAGGGCTTTTGAAAAGTCTGCGGGCGAGATTTTTTCACCTCCTCCTGATCGCTTTTATGAAAAGAGTATCCGAACGATTTTGGATAGCCAGTTTCGGCGCATAGAGCTTAACAGAATTCGATTGGAAGAAGGTGACGAATCAGAATCGCACCTTTTAACGTATAGAACTCAGCCCTTTCGCACGCTAAATGCCGATCATCTACCTTTAACTAATCCTGACCTTCAGAAGAGAGTACGAGCGAAACTTCAAGAGTTTTTAGAGAATCAAATTGGGGTCGTTGTTACCTGTGGGTCCGAGCTCCAGTTGCAGCGAATGAGTCACTTCATGGAAGTTTTATCTCTTCCTCTAGAAATCGTGAAGGGGCCAATCGAAGACTTGTCGCATAACACGATACATTTGGCTTCGGCCGAAATCTCTGTTTCTGAAGTCGACTTAGAGAGTCGAACCGCCTTTTTAAGAGATCAGGATTTTCTTGGGGACCGAGCTGCCAGGCGGTTGGGTGCCGGCCAATCGAAAACCACTTCAGCCCAGAAAGCCCTGGAGACTTTTTCGCATTTAGACCTTGAATCAGGTCAGGTGGTAGTTCACAAGGATCACGGAATTTGCATTTTCGACGGCTTAAAGACGATCGAGGTACAAGGTATACCTGCCGAGTTTTTGGTGCTTCGCTTTAAAGACCAAGACAAGCTCTATTTGCCAACATATCGAGTGGGATTGATTCAGAAGTTTGAAGGCTCCCCTGCACTAGACAAGCTTGGTGGCACGGCTTGGTTGAGAACCAAGATTAAGGTAAAGAATCATCTCAGAGATATTGCCTCTGAACTTCTTAAACTCTACGCAATTCGCTCACAGGCTGAACGCGAAGCTTACCCTCCCGTCGATGAAGACTACTTGGCGTTTGAAAGCGCGTTCCCTTACGAGGAAACTCAAGATCAGCTGCGTGCTATTGACGAAATCAACTCAGATCTTGAACTCGTGCGCCCAATGGACAGACTCGTTTGCGGAGACGTTGGTTTTGGAAAGACTGAAGTTGCCATGAGAGCGGCTTTTCGTTGTGCAAAAGAAGGTCGGCAGGTTGCGGTGCTTGTTCCAACAACCGTTCTCTGTTTTCAACACCTAGAATCCTTCAGAAAAAGATTTCACGGGTGGCCTTTGCGCATTGAATCGCTTAGTCGCTTCACGAGCCCTGCAGATTCAAAGAAGACTCTCCACGACTTGTCTGAAGGAAAAGTCGATATCGTAATTGGTACTCACCGACTGCTCAGCCAAGATATTAAGTTCCAACGGCTCGGACTCATTGTCGTTGATGAAGAACAAAGATTTGGCGTCAGCCACAAGGAGAAGCTTCGTAATTTGCGTAAGACCGTCGATACACTCAGTATGTCGGCCACACCGATCCCGAGAACTCTCAACCTAAGCCTTTCGGGAATTCGAGATCTGAGTTTGATTGGAACTCCTCCAAAAGGTCGCTTACCTACAAGAACGTTTATTTCTAAGTATGATGAAGAAACGATTAGAAAAGCAATTCTCGGCGAAATGGAGCGCGGCGGGCAAATTTTTTATATTCACAATCGTGTTCAATCTATTTACTCGGTTGCAGACGAATTGAGAACACTTGTGCCAGAAGCGAGGGTTATCATTGGGCATGGGCAGTTGCCCGAGAGAGAGCTCGAAAGGGTTATGGTCGACTTTTATTCTCACAAGTCTGATGTTTTACTTTCTACAACGATAATTGAAAGTGGATTAGATATTCCGCGCGCAAATACGATGATCGTTGATCAGGCTCAGAACTACGGCCTTTCTCAGCTGTATCAGCTTCGCGGGCGCATAGGCCGAGGTAAAGATCGCGGGTATTGTTATCTAATAATTCCTCATGGCCGAGTTCTTGATTCCGCAGCTCAAGAGCGCCTGCGCGTACTTCAGCAAAATTCCGAACTCGGCAGTGGTTTTATAATTGCTCAGCATGATTTAGAGATGAGAGGCTCTGGCAATCTGCTTGGTGAGGAACAAAGTGGTTTTGCCAATTCAGTCGGATACGAACTCTACATGGAACTGCTTCAAGAGGCGATAGCAGAGCTTAAAGGCGAAGAGATATCAGAGAAAACAATAGATACAGAGATCAACTTACGAATCCCTGCATTGATTCCTGATTCCTACATTCCTGACATCAAAACACGGCTCTACTACTATAGAAAACTTACCTTTGTAGAAGATGAACGTGATATTGATACGCTAGAAGACGAGCTACGAGACCAGTTCGGTGCACTTCCAGAATCGACAATTAATCTACTAGGAGTCATGTTAATTCGGCGAGAGTGTCAGCGCTTGGGCGTTTTAGATTTGTCCGCGGGCCCAAAAAATCTTTCACTGCTGTTCTCTCCGAAAACAAAGATTCGTACGGAGAGATTAATCTTCTTGGCCGGACACCCGAACAAAAAGTATGCAATCACTCCAGACAATCGACTGATCGTGCGTCTAGGGGATATCACTTGGCCAAAAGTTCTCGACGAAATCCGCACCCTTAAAAACTCACTCCTCTAA
- a CDS encoding NADH-quinone oxidoreductase subunit L, translating to MAATLLGILLLSPLVGFLFNGILQCKLNYKLAGTVATVAIASSFVCSVLLFMQVSQLPAEDGAGLLVNFFSWLNLSSFQLDISFLFDRISGIMALVITGVGSLIHIFSIGYMSHDEKPAKYFAYLNLFVFNMLLLVLGSNLVVMFVGWEGVGLCSYLLIGFWYKDVEKSNAGMKAFIANRIGDAGLLLGMFLLFQLFGSLDFLTISQATIGLDPEKGFGLITAICLLLFVGATGKSAQIPLYVWLPDAMAGPTPVSALIHAATMVTAGVYMIVRLSHLFILSPIAMACIAIVGALTALFAATIGTTQWDIKKILAYSTVSQLGYMFLACGVGAFGAAMFHLMTHAFFKALMFLGSGSVIHAMHEEQDIRKMGGLKKYLPITHATFVMGWLAIIGTPLFSGFFSKDEILWMSFHSPRGHWALWVVGVLAAACTAFYMTRLMALTFWGASRVPKETHPHESPLSMTFPLIVLGVLSVIGGWIGIPHVIGHSLHIPNILAHWLEPMVAAIPGLQEAKAWQEYLLMFVSVSLAGLSAWFAYVNYVKGAAFVKTFVAKFPRLHSLVYDKYRVDEAYDKAFVKPTVEVGKGLWTEVDVSFIDKITYKVSDWAISSGDGFRSFQSGSLQQYAMYIVLGLVVISSWILW from the coding sequence ATGGCCGCCACGCTTCTAGGAATTCTACTTCTATCTCCTCTTGTCGGTTTTTTGTTTAACGGGATCTTGCAATGCAAGCTCAATTACAAACTCGCAGGCACCGTAGCCACCGTGGCTATTGCTTCGAGCTTCGTTTGCTCAGTTCTTCTGTTTATGCAAGTTTCTCAATTACCTGCTGAAGACGGGGCAGGTTTGCTGGTGAACTTTTTCTCTTGGCTAAATTTGTCTAGTTTTCAACTAGACATTTCGTTTCTCTTCGATCGAATTAGCGGAATCATGGCTCTTGTCATTACCGGCGTCGGAAGTCTTATACATATATTTAGCATCGGTTACATGAGTCATGACGAGAAACCCGCTAAATACTTTGCTTATTTGAATTTATTTGTCTTTAACATGCTCCTTCTCGTGCTCGGCAGCAACTTAGTCGTCATGTTTGTCGGCTGGGAGGGCGTAGGTCTCTGCTCTTATTTGCTCATCGGCTTTTGGTACAAAGATGTCGAAAAATCGAATGCTGGAATGAAGGCCTTTATAGCAAATCGAATTGGAGATGCAGGGCTACTTCTGGGAATGTTTCTTCTATTCCAGCTCTTCGGAAGTCTCGACTTCTTAACGATTTCTCAGGCGACAATTGGGCTAGATCCTGAAAAAGGCTTTGGACTAATAACGGCTATTTGCTTGCTTCTCTTCGTTGGAGCAACGGGGAAGTCGGCTCAAATCCCACTTTATGTTTGGCTACCTGATGCTATGGCGGGCCCCACACCAGTTTCGGCTCTTATCCACGCTGCGACGATGGTTACGGCCGGCGTTTACATGATTGTGAGACTTAGCCACTTATTTATTTTATCGCCCATAGCTATGGCATGTATCGCTATCGTTGGCGCTCTGACGGCACTTTTTGCCGCTACCATAGGCACAACCCAGTGGGACATTAAAAAGATTTTGGCATACTCGACGGTATCACAGCTAGGTTATATGTTTTTAGCTTGCGGAGTTGGGGCTTTTGGCGCTGCCATGTTTCACCTTATGACTCACGCCTTTTTTAAAGCACTTATGTTCTTAGGATCAGGTAGTGTCATTCACGCGATGCATGAAGAGCAAGACATTCGAAAAATGGGAGGGCTTAAAAAATACCTTCCAATAACTCACGCCACGTTCGTGATGGGGTGGTTGGCGATTATCGGTACGCCACTTTTTTCAGGTTTCTTCAGCAAGGACGAGATTTTGTGGATGAGCTTTCATAGTCCCCGTGGCCATTGGGCTCTGTGGGTAGTGGGCGTGCTCGCTGCAGCCTGCACGGCGTTTTATATGACTCGGCTTATGGCTCTCACATTCTGGGGCGCTAGCCGCGTACCCAAAGAAACACATCCCCACGAATCGCCGCTGTCTATGACATTTCCGCTCATCGTGCTCGGTGTGCTTTCAGTTATCGGAGGATGGATAGGAATTCCTCACGTCATTGGGCATAGTTTACATATTCCCAATATACTGGCTCATTGGTTAGAACCAATGGTTGCTGCCATACCTGGGCTACAAGAAGCAAAAGCTTGGCAAGAGTATCTGCTGATGTTTGTCTCTGTAAGCCTTGCGGGGCTATCGGCCTGGTTTGCCTACGTTAACTATGTTAAGGGCGCGGCCTTTGTAAAAACCTTCGTGGCTAAGTTTCCGAGATTGCACTCGCTTGTTTATGATAAATACCGAGTTGACGAAGCCTACGACAAAGCATTTGTGAAGCCTACCGTGGAAGTGGGCAAAGGTTTATGGACAGAGGTAGATGTCTCGTTCATCGATAAGATAACCTACAAAGTTTCAGATTGGGCCATCTCAAGCGGTGATGGATTTAGAAGTTTTCAGTCTGGCTCTCTTCAGCAGTATGCAATGTACATAGTGCTTGGTTTGGTTGTCATTAGCTCCTGGATTCTTTGGTAG
- a CDS encoding NADH-quinone oxidoreductase subunit I has product MIQQLLPVLILFVVVIAFGTGMILLTTLTGFKVRATQAKENPYECGVAGQAPNSTQIPVKFYLTAISFILFDIEIVFLYPWTLIYRETMPEAGLYLLLSMGFFLFVLVFGLFYEWKAKALEWD; this is encoded by the coding sequence ATGATTCAGCAGCTTTTGCCGGTGCTTATCTTATTTGTCGTTGTGATTGCCTTTGGAACAGGCATGATCTTACTGACAACGCTAACGGGCTTTAAAGTTCGAGCCACGCAAGCCAAAGAAAACCCCTACGAATGTGGAGTTGCAGGGCAGGCTCCGAATTCCACACAAATCCCGGTCAAATTTTATCTCACTGCTATTTCCTTTATATTGTTCGATATCGAGATTGTCTTTTTGTATCCTTGGACACTTATTTACCGCGAAACAATGCCAGAAGCAGGTCTATATCTATTACTATCAATGGGCTTCTTTCTATTCGTTTTAGTTTTTGGACTTTTTTATGAGTGGAAGGCAAAAGCCTTGGAGTGGGATTGA
- a CDS encoding NADH-quinone oxidoreductase subunit J, producing MLIDVSGLLFYLLAGLAMASALSVVLVSNPIYSALSLALTMLSVSGLFFHLEAYFLAGVQLIVYAGAVVILFVMVLMLFDLKEEKKAFSGGLISFMFKVILAGLFLGVVSSVIGWTFKGTPTPRQALQDGTAQTKELAIRLFSEHLISFELTGVLLLVVLVGAIVLAKAKGGTHAR from the coding sequence ATGTTAATCGATGTATCTGGTCTTCTATTTTACCTTTTAGCTGGCCTTGCCATGGCGTCAGCTCTTTCAGTCGTTTTAGTATCGAACCCCATTTATTCGGCGCTGTCGTTAGCACTCACAATGTTGAGCGTAAGTGGCTTGTTCTTCCATTTGGAGGCCTACTTTTTGGCCGGCGTGCAGCTCATCGTTTATGCAGGCGCCGTTGTTATTTTGTTTGTGATGGTGCTGATGCTTTTCGATTTAAAAGAAGAAAAGAAGGCCTTTTCGGGCGGACTGATCAGTTTTATGTTCAAGGTGATCTTAGCTGGTCTATTCTTAGGTGTCGTTTCATCCGTTATTGGATGGACATTCAAAGGAACTCCCACTCCTAGGCAAGCTCTTCAAGACGGAACAGCTCAAACCAAAGAACTGGCGATTCGATTGTTTTCTGAACACTTAATCAGTTTTGAACTTACCGGGGTCTTGCTCTTGGTCGTCTTAGTGGGCGCAATTGTTCTAGCTAAAGCCAAAGGAGGAACCCATGCTCGCTAA